From the Daucus carota subsp. sativus chromosome 8, DH1 v3.0, whole genome shotgun sequence genome, one window contains:
- the LOC108197018 gene encoding uncharacterized protein LOC108197018 has protein sequence MMHTCCAFSVTQPHYHPYSTSKPWVQHICPCPLLASQFVLIPRKQSRSGYSDTLHSDTPHVFIPMASSSRPPSFSSLDIGVNDISTSSSSSNQVFKNAAKGSGTTARGRRLLKVREEKRKREYDRVHNYPAWAKVLEDACRTDSELRAVLGDSIGNPELMRKRVEERVQRKGRDFQKSKTGSVLAFKVSFRDFNPVDSYIWFELLGAPSDRDVDLIGSVIQSWYVMGRLGAYNQSNLQLANSSMEYNPLYDADKGFTVMPSSFHDISNVDFQDNWGRVWVDLGTSDFFAVDVLLNCLTALSSEYVGLKQVVFGGRSLGDWEEGMTSPEYGYKYFNI, from the exons ATGATGCACACATGCTGTGCATTTTCTGTTACTCAACCACATTATCATCCTTATTCAACCTCAAAACCGTGGGTGCAACATATATGTCCTTGTCCTTTGTTAGCATCTCAATTTGTACTCATTCCCAGAAAACAATCGAGGAGTGGTTACAGTGACACATTGCATTCTGACACCCCCCATGTCTTTATTCCTATGGCATCCTCATCGCGACcaccttcattttcatcatTAGATATTGGTGTCAATGATATCTCCACTAGCTCTAGCAGCAGTAATCAAGTTTTCAAGAATGCTGCTAAAGGTTCTGGGACTACAGCTAGGGGAAGAAGATTGCTCAAAGTACGTGAAGAAAAGAGGAAACGTGAATACGACCGTGTTCACAACTATCCTGCTTGGGCAAA GGTCTTGGAGGATGCTTGCAGAACTGATTCTGAGCTTCGAGCCGTTCTTGGTGATAGCATTGGGAACCCTGAGTTGATGAGGAAGAGG GTTGAAGAAAGGGTTCAAAGAAAAGGCCGTGATTTCCAGAAGTCCAAGACGGGTTCTGTTCTAGCATTTAAAGTCAGCTTCAGAGA CTTCAATCCTGTGGATTCTTACATATGGTTTGAATTACTTGGAGCACCATCTGATCGGGATGTTGACCTTATTGGAAGT GTCATTCAATCTTGGTATGTCATGGGCCGCTTGGGTGCATACAATCAGTCTAATTTGCAG TTGGCTAATTCATCTATGGAGTACAATCCTCTCTATGACGCAGACAAGGGTTTTACTGTGATGCCATCATCATTCCATGATATTAGTAACGTTGATTTTCAGGATAATTGGGGTCGTGTTTG GGTAGACCTTGGTACATCAGATTTCTTTGCCGTTGATGTACTTCTCAATTGTTTGACTGCACTGAGCTCAGA GTATGTTGGCTTGAAACAAGTTGTGTTCGGTGGGCGCAGTTTGGGTGACTGGGAAGAAGGAATGACAAGCCCGGAATATGGTTACAAGTATTTTAACATCTAA
- the LOC108197364 gene encoding GSH-induced LITAF domain protein, producing MEEEKKMEEPVMGFPAYQTAPPPPPMYYQQPPQQQAAGGIYNSRFPPNAIFGDPKGIPIHQTIFRDTPAPFQCPHCSNSALTDIRSKPSLAAAVACMMPFMLGVCFLCPSMDCLWHKYHYCPSCNQKVAEFQKTDPCIVMDPPNWTETSYALPA from the exons AtggaagaagaaaagaagatgGAAGAACCGGTGATGGGATTTCCGGCGTACCAaacagcaccaccaccaccaccgatGTATTACCAACAACCACCGCAGCAACAGGCGGCGGGCGGCATATATAATAGTAGGTTTCCACCCAACGCCATATTTGGAGATCCCAAAGGAATACCAATTCACCAGACTATTTTCAGGGATACTCCGGCTCCTTTTCAGTGTCCTCACTGCTCTAATTCCGCGCTCACCGATATTCG ATCTAAACCGAGTCTCGCAGCTGCTGTTGCTTGTATGATGCCATTTATGCTCGGAGTGTGCTTTCTTTGTCCTTCTATGGACTGCCTTTGGCATAAATATCATTACTGTCCATCTTGCAACCAAaag GTTGCTGAATTTCAGAAGACGGATCCTTGTATTGTCATGGACCCTCCAAACTGGACGGAGACAAGTTATGCTTTGCCTGCTTGA